Proteins encoded within one genomic window of Leptolyngbya sp. SIO1E4:
- a CDS encoding NAD(P)H-quinone oxidoreductase subunit 4 — MAIAQVPWLTLLIGLPLVAALFIPLLPLLPGTNNNLVRWYAVGVGGLDLALMGYTFWTHYDATRADFQIVETFTWIPSLGLNWTVSVDGLSAPLVLLAGLVTTLSMLAAWRVNRRPRLFYGLMLVLYAAQIGVFVAQDLLLFFIMWEIELIPVYLLVCIWGGQNRRYAATKFLIYTAAASIFILMAALAMAFYGDWVTFDIAQLHLKSFPLGLELFLYAGLLIAFGVKLAIFPFHTWLPDAHGEASSPVSMVLAGVLLKMGGYGLIRLNLELLPHAHVYFAPLLAILGVINIVYGALNSFAQTNMKRRLAYSSVSHMGFVLLGIASFSDLGISGALLQMLSHGLIASVLFFLAGVTYDRTHTMMMNQMANIGEALPRVFALFTMAVMASLALPGMSGFASEVAVFVGFTTSGAYSETFRTVTVGLSAVGLILTPVYLLSMLKQVFYGSGTPPVCDVMPSCDMKDLDLKNQGNEEPACFGNNCDLPIQAKFEDATPREILIAACFLSLIVAIGFYPKLAMQMYDVKTVAVNAGVQDVYQEMAQATHPQIYAGNLGSPVS; from the coding sequence ATGGCGATCGCTCAAGTCCCCTGGCTCACTCTCCTGATCGGGCTGCCTCTCGTCGCAGCGCTTTTCATCCCTTTATTGCCCCTATTGCCCGGCACAAACAATAACCTGGTTCGCTGGTATGCCGTCGGTGTTGGGGGCCTTGACCTGGCGCTCATGGGTTACACCTTCTGGACGCACTACGATGCCACCCGTGCCGATTTTCAAATCGTCGAAACCTTTACCTGGATACCTTCTCTGGGGCTGAACTGGACAGTTTCAGTGGATGGCCTGTCGGCCCCGTTGGTGCTACTGGCGGGCCTGGTTACGACACTATCTATGTTAGCGGCCTGGCGAGTCAATCGCCGACCTCGGCTGTTCTATGGCTTAATGCTGGTGCTCTATGCAGCCCAGATCGGCGTCTTTGTTGCCCAGGATCTGCTGCTGTTCTTCATCATGTGGGAAATTGAGCTGATTCCAGTCTATTTACTCGTCTGTATTTGGGGCGGACAAAACCGGCGCTATGCCGCTACAAAATTTTTGATTTACACCGCTGCCGCCTCCATCTTCATCCTGATGGCGGCCCTGGCAATGGCCTTCTATGGCGATTGGGTAACGTTTGATATTGCCCAACTCCATCTCAAGTCGTTCCCTCTAGGGCTCGAACTCTTTCTTTATGCCGGACTCTTGATTGCCTTTGGGGTGAAGCTAGCCATTTTCCCCTTTCACACCTGGTTACCGGATGCCCACGGTGAAGCCTCATCACCGGTGTCAATGGTGTTGGCGGGAGTGCTGCTGAAAATGGGAGGATATGGGTTAATTCGCCTCAACCTCGAACTTTTGCCCCATGCCCATGTTTACTTCGCTCCGCTTCTGGCTATTTTGGGCGTGATCAACATCGTCTACGGAGCGCTGAATTCCTTTGCTCAAACCAATATGAAGCGCCGCCTTGCCTATTCATCGGTGTCTCACATGGGATTTGTCTTGCTGGGTATCGCCTCCTTTAGCGATCTGGGCATCAGTGGAGCGCTGCTGCAAATGCTTTCCCATGGGCTGATTGCGTCAGTGCTGTTTTTCCTGGCAGGCGTTACTTACGATCGCACCCATACCATGATGATGAACCAGATGGCCAATATTGGTGAGGCCTTGCCTCGGGTGTTTGCGCTGTTCACCATGGCTGTAATGGCCTCCCTAGCCTTACCGGGGATGAGCGGCTTTGCCAGCGAGGTAGCAGTGTTTGTCGGCTTTACCACGAGTGGGGCGTACAGTGAGACATTCCGCACGGTTACAGTTGGCCTATCAGCGGTGGGCCTAATTCTGACCCCTGTCTATTTGCTCTCGATGCTGAAGCAGGTGTTTTATGGCTCGGGCACTCCTCCGGTATGTGATGTCATGCCCTCCTGCGATATGAAGGATCTTGACCTGAAAAACCAAGGAAATGAGGAGCCGGCGTGTTTTGGCAACAACTGTGATTTGCCCATCCAGGCCAAATTTGAAGATGCCACTCCTCGTGAGATCCTGATTGCGGCCTGTTTCCTTTCGCTGATTGTCGCGATTGGGTTTTATCCGAAGCTGGCAATGCAGATGTATGACGTGAAAACTGTCGCGGTTAATGCTGGGGTGCAGGATGTGTATCAAGAG